The proteins below come from a single Fusobacterium nucleatum genomic window:
- the lgt gene encoding prolipoprotein diacylglyceryl transferase: MNPVFLKIGPIELHYYGLMYAIAFFVGISLGKKIAKERCFDVDLVENYAFVAIISGLIGGRLYYVLFNLPYYLQNPLEIPAVWHGGMAIHGGIIGGIIGTLIYAKIKKINPLTLGDFAAGPFILGQAIGRIGNFMNGEIHGVPTFTPLSVIFNLKPKFYEWYSYYQSLSISDKANYSELVPWGIVFPGSSPAGSEFPNLALHPAMLYEMILNLIGFFIIWFVLRKKKNKAPGYMWWWYVIIYSINRVIVSFFRVEDLMFFNFRAPHVISVILIAVSIFFLKKDNKKIF; the protein is encoded by the coding sequence ATGAATCCAGTATTTTTAAAAATAGGTCCTATTGAATTACATTATTATGGACTTATGTATGCAATAGCATTTTTTGTTGGTATCAGTCTTGGGAAAAAAATTGCAAAGGAAAGATGCTTTGATGTTGATTTAGTTGAAAATTATGCTTTTGTTGCTATTATTTCAGGGCTTATAGGAGGAAGACTTTACTATGTTCTATTTAATCTTCCTTATTATTTACAAAACCCTCTTGAAATTCCAGCTGTTTGGCATGGTGGAATGGCAATACATGGAGGAATAATTGGTGGTATTATTGGAACTTTGATCTATGCAAAAATCAAAAAAATAAATCCTTTAACTTTGGGAGATTTTGCTGCAGGTCCATTTATTTTAGGTCAAGCTATTGGTAGAATAGGTAATTTTATGAATGGTGAAATACATGGAGTTCCAACTTTTACACCACTTTCTGTAATATTCAATTTAAAACCAAAATTCTATGAATGGTATTCTTATTATCAGTCTTTATCAATAAGTGATAAAGCAAATTATTCTGAATTAGTTCCTTGGGGCATTGTATTTCCAGGTAGTTCACCAGCAGGAAGTGAATTTCCTAACTTAGCTTTACACCCAGCCATGTTATATGAAATGATTTTAAATCTTATTGGTTTTTTTATAATTTGGTTTGTATTGAGAAAGAAAAAAAATAAAGCCCCTGGTTATATGTGGTGGTGGTATGTAATAATCTATTCTATAAATAGAGTTATAGTAAGTTTCTTCAGAGTTGAAGATTTAATGTTCTTTAATTTTAGAGCTCCTCATGTGATAAGTGTTATTTTAATTGCAGTTTCAATTTTCTTTTTAAAGAAAGATAATAAAAAAATATTTTAA
- a CDS encoding Glu/Leu/Phe/Val family dehydrogenase: MSKETLNPLLSAQAKVKEACDALGLEPAVYELLKEPQRIIEISIPVRMDDGSIKTFKGYRSAHNDAVGPFKGGIRFHQNVNADEVKALSIWMSIKCQVTGIPYGGGKGGITVDPSELSQRELEQLSRGWVRGMWKYLGEKVDVPAPDVNTNGQIMAWMQDEYNKLTGEQTIGVFTGKPLTYGGSQGRNEATGFGVAVTMREIFKALGKDLKGAKVAVQGFGNVGKFTVKNIMKLGGKVVAVAEFEKAKGAYAIYKDSGFTFEELEAAKAAGSLTKVAGAKELSMDEFWSLDVDAIAPCALENAIKEHEANLVKAKIICEGANGPITPEADEILYKKGIVVTPDVLTNAGGVTVSYFEWVQNIYGYYWTEKEVEEREERAMVDAFKPIWEMKVEKNVSFRQATYMKSIKRIAEAMRVRGWL; encoded by the coding sequence ATGAGTAAAGAAACTTTAAACCCACTATTAAGTGCACAAGCAAAAGTAAAAGAAGCATGTGATGCATTAGGATTGGAACCAGCAGTATATGAATTATTAAAGGAACCTCAAAGAATAATAGAAATTTCTATTCCAGTAAGAATGGATGATGGATCTATAAAAACATTTAAAGGATATAGATCTGCTCATAATGATGCAGTAGGACCTTTCAAGGGAGGAATTAGATTCCACCAAAATGTTAATGCTGATGAAGTAAAAGCTCTATCAATTTGGATGAGTATTAAATGTCAAGTAACTGGTATTCCATATGGAGGAGGAAAAGGTGGAATTACTGTAGATCCTTCTGAATTATCTCAAAGAGAATTAGAACAACTATCAAGAGGTTGGGTAAGAGGAATGTGGAAATACTTAGGTGAAAAAGTAGATGTTCCTGCTCCAGATGTAAATACAAATGGACAAATTATGGCTTGGATGCAAGATGAATATAACAAATTAACTGGTGAACAAACTATTGGAGTTTTCACAGGAAAACCTTTAACTTATGGAGGTTCTCAAGGAAGAAATGAAGCAACTGGATTTGGTGTTGCTGTAACTATGAGAGAAATATTCAAAGCATTAGGAAAAGATTTAAAAGGTGCAAAAGTTGCTGTTCAAGGATTTGGAAATGTTGGAAAATTCACTGTAAAAAATATAATGAAATTAGGTGGAAAAGTTGTAGCAGTTGCTGAATTTGAAAAAGCAAAAGGAGCTTATGCAATATATAAAGATTCTGGATTTACATTTGAAGAATTAGAAGCTGCAAAAGCTGCTGGAAGTTTAACAAAAGTTGCTGGTGCAAAAGAATTATCTATGGATGAATTCTGGTCTTTAGATGTTGATGCTATTGCTCCTTGTGCATTAGAAAATGCTATTAAAGAACATGAAGCTAACTTAGTTAAAGCTAAAATAATTTGTGAAGGAGCTAATGGACCAATAACTCCAGAAGCTGATGAAATTCTTTATAAGAAAGGTATAGTAGTTACTCCTGATGTTTTAACAAATGCTGGAGGAGTTACAGTATCTTACTTTGAATGGGTACAAAATATCTATGGATATTATTGGACAGAAAAAGAAGTTGAAGAAAGAGAAGAAAGAGCTATGGTTGATGCATTCAAACCTATATGGGAAATGAAAGTTGAAAAGAATGTTTCATTCAGACAAGCTACTTATATGAAATCTATCAAGAGAATAGCTGAAGCTATGAGAGTTAGAGGATGGCTATAA
- a CDS encoding acetyl-CoA C-acetyltransferase, which produces MSKVYVVAAKRSAIGSFLGSLAPLKPGELGAQIVKNILEETKVNPANIDEVIVGNVLSAGQAQGVGRQVSIKAGIPYEVPAYSVNIICGSGMKSVITAFSNIKAGEADLVIAGGTESMSGAGFILPGTIRGGHKMADLTMKDHMILDALTDAYHNIHMGITAENIAEKYGITREEQDAFALESQKKAIAAVDSGRFKDEIVPVIIPNKKGDITFDTDEYPNRKTDAEKLAKLKPAFKKDGSVTAGNASGLNDGASFVMLASEEAVKKYNLKPLVEIISTGTGGVDPLIMGMGPVPAIRKAFNKTDLKLKDMELIELNEAFAAQSLGVIKELCKEHSVTPEWIKERTNVNGGAIALGHPVGASGNRITVTLIHEMKKRGVEYGLASLCIGGGMGTALILKNVK; this is translated from the coding sequence ATGAGTAAAGTTTATGTAGTAGCAGCAAAAAGATCAGCTATTGGAAGTTTTTTAGGTAGTTTAGCACCTTTAAAACCTGGGGAATTAGGAGCTCAAATAGTAAAAAATATTCTTGAAGAAACAAAAGTAAATCCAGCTAATATTGATGAAGTTATAGTTGGGAATGTTTTAAGTGCAGGACAAGCTCAAGGTGTTGGAAGACAAGTTTCTATAAAAGCCGGAATCCCTTATGAAGTTCCAGCTTATTCTGTAAACATAATTTGTGGAAGTGGAATGAAATCAGTTATAACTGCTTTCTCTAACATCAAAGCAGGAGAAGCAGACTTAGTAATAGCTGGTGGAACAGAATCTATGTCTGGTGCAGGGTTTATTTTACCTGGCACAATAAGAGGTGGACATAAGATGGCAGATCTTACTATGAAAGATCACATGATATTAGATGCTTTAACAGACGCTTATCATAATATTCATATGGGAATTACTGCTGAAAATATAGCAGAAAAATATGGAATAACAAGAGAAGAACAAGATGCTTTTGCATTAGAATCTCAAAAGAAAGCCATTGCAGCTGTTGATTCTGGAAGATTTAAAGATGAAATAGTTCCAGTAATTATCCCTAACAAAAAAGGAGATATTACATTTGATACAGATGAATATCCAAACAGAAAAACAGATGCAGAAAAATTAGCTAAATTAAAACCTGCTTTCAAAAAAGATGGATCAGTTACAGCGGGTAATGCTTCTGGACTTAATGATGGGGCATCATTTGTAATGCTTGCATCTGAAGAAGCAGTTAAGAAATATAATTTAAAACCATTAGTTGAAATTATTTCAACAGGTACTGGTGGAGTAGATCCTTTAATAATGGGTATGGGACCAGTTCCAGCAATAAGAAAAGCATTTAATAAAACAGATTTAAAATTAAAAGATATGGAATTAATTGAATTAAATGAAGCATTTGCTGCTCAATCATTAGGTGTTATAAAAGAACTTTGTAAAGAACACAGTGTAACTCCTGAATGGATTAAAGAAAGAACAAATGTAAATGGTGGAGCAATAGCATTAGGACATCCAGTTGGAGCTTCTGGAAACAGAATAACTGTTACATTAATCCATGAAATGAAGAAAAGAGGAGTAGAATATGGTTTAGCTTCTCTATGTATAGGTGGAGGAATGGGAACTGCTCTTATTCTTAAAAATGTAAAATAG
- a CDS encoding 2-hydroxyacid dehydrogenase, translated as MKVLFYGVREVEVPLFHELNKKFGYDLELIPDYLNSKETAEKAKGFECVVLRGNCFATKEVLDMYKSYGVKYLFTRTVGTNHIDVKYAKELGFKLAYVPFYSPNAIAELAVSLAMSLLRHLPYTAQKFNKRDFTVDKNMFSREVRNCTVGVIGLGRIGFTAAKLFKGLGANVIGYDMFPKTGIDDIVTQVSMEELVAKSDIITLHAPFIKENGKIVTKEFLSKMKENSILINTARGELMDLEAVVNALESGHLAAAGIDTIEGEVNYFFKNFSNDEAKFRLEYPLFNRLLDLYPRVLVTPHVGSYTDEAASNMIETSLENLKEYLDTNACKNDIKA; from the coding sequence ATGAAAGTTTTATTTTATGGTGTAAGAGAAGTTGAAGTACCTTTATTTCATGAACTGAATAAAAAATTTGGTTATGATTTAGAATTAATCCCTGATTATCTTAACAGTAAAGAAACTGCTGAAAAAGCAAAAGGTTTTGAATGTGTTGTTCTTCGTGGAAACTGTTTTGCAACAAAAGAAGTATTAGATATGTATAAAAGCTATGGAGTAAAATATCTATTTACTAGAACAGTTGGAACTAACCATATTGATGTAAAATATGCTAAGGAATTAGGATTCAAACTAGCTTATGTTCCATTCTATTCTCCAAATGCAATAGCTGAATTAGCTGTTTCATTGGCTATGTCTTTATTAAGACACCTACCTTATACTGCTCAAAAATTTAATAAAAGAGATTTTACAGTTGATAAAAATATGTTTTCAAGAGAAGTTAGAAACTGTACTGTTGGTGTAATAGGACTTGGAAGAATTGGATTTACTGCTGCAAAATTATTCAAAGGTTTAGGTGCAAATGTTATTGGATATGATATGTTCCCTAAAACTGGCATAGATGATATAGTTACTCAAGTTTCTATGGAAGAATTAGTAGCAAAAAGTGATATTATAACTTTACATGCTCCATTTATTAAAGAAAATGGAAAAATTGTTACAAAAGAATTTTTAAGCAAAATGAAAGAAAACTCTATATTAATTAATACTGCAAGAGGAGAATTAATGGATTTAGAAGCTGTTGTAAATGCTCTTGAAAGTGGACACCTTGCAGCTGCTGGTATAGATACTATTGAAGGAGAAGTTAATTACTTCTTTAAAAACTTCTCAAATGATGAAGCTAAATTTAGATTAGAATATCCTTTATTCAATAGATTGCTAGATTTATATCCAAGAGTCTTAGTAACTCCTCATGTTGGTTCTTATACTGATGAAGCTGCTTCAAATATGATAGAAACTTCATTAGAAAATTTAAAAGAATACTTAGATACTAATGCTTGTAAAAATGATATAAAAGCATAA
- a CDS encoding helix-turn-helix transcriptional regulator gives MKDIRLLELYDRLLKNEDIDIKKYAEKNKINIRTAERDIKTIRNFLAKKNQTELIHNSKKKKYQLTYSEDSINLTKSEILAVSKILLASRAFLKDEISLIIDKIVKQCGSENDLKSIQNLLNNEKFHYIDLQHKKSFINNIWDLGQAIKNKKRIEISYKKMDGKTVKRVIDPVGLMFSEFYFYLLAHIENIDKEKHFDNKDDEYPTIYRIDRIENFKILNEKYIPTLYKNRFQEGIFRKQVQFMTGGKLRKIKFIYKTNSIEALLDKIPTAKVLEKNKDTYLISAQVFGNGIDRWILSQGDAIELIEDN, from the coding sequence ATGAAAGATATAAGATTGCTTGAATTGTATGACAGATTATTAAAAAATGAGGATATAGATATTAAAAAATATGCAGAAAAAAATAAAATTAATATAAGAACAGCTGAAAGAGATATAAAAACTATTCGTAATTTTTTAGCTAAAAAAAATCAGACAGAACTTATACACAATTCAAAAAAGAAAAAATATCAGCTAACTTACTCAGAAGATAGTATAAATTTAACTAAAAGTGAAATCTTAGCTGTTTCAAAAATACTTTTGGCTAGTAGAGCATTTTTAAAAGATGAAATTTCTTTAATTATAGATAAAATTGTAAAACAATGTGGTTCAGAAAATGATTTAAAATCAATACAAAATTTATTAAATAACGAAAAATTTCATTATATTGACTTACAACATAAAAAATCTTTTATCAATAATATTTGGGATTTGGGACAAGCTATTAAAAATAAAAAAAGAATAGAAATATCATATAAAAAAATGGATGGAAAAACTGTAAAAAGAGTAATAGATCCTGTTGGACTCATGTTTTCTGAATTTTATTTCTATCTTTTAGCTCATATTGAAAATATTGATAAAGAAAAACATTTTGATAATAAAGATGACGAATATCCGACTATATACAGAATTGATAGAATAGAAAATTTTAAGATTTTAAATGAAAAATATATTCCCACTTTGTACAAAAATAGATTTCAAGAAGGAATATTCAGAAAACAAGTGCAGTTTATGACTGGTGGTAAGTTAAGAAAAATTAAATTTATTTACAAAACTAATTCAATAGAAGCATTACTTGATAAAATCCCAACTGCCAAAGTTTTAGAAAAAAATAAAGATACATATTTAATTTCGGCACAAGTTTTTGGAAATGGTATTGATAGATGGATATTAAGTCAAGGGGATGCTATTGAACTTATTGAGGATAATTAA
- a CDS encoding HrgC protein translates to MAKIVMLEKNGVQKQGFVGFSWTMLFFGFFVPLFRGDFKWLLITLILVFLSFGLAQFILCFLYNRFYTINLLEQGYKPADDYSENILNMKGIYKS, encoded by the coding sequence ATGGCAAAAATTGTAATGTTGGAAAAAAATGGTGTCCAAAAACAAGGTTTTGTTGGTTTTAGTTGGACAATGCTCTTCTTTGGATTTTTTGTTCCATTATTTAGAGGAGATTTTAAATGGCTTTTAATTACTCTTATATTAGTATTTCTTAGTTTTGGATTAGCCCAGTTCATATTATGTTTTCTTTACAATAGATTCTACACAATAAATTTACTTGAACAGGGCTATAAACCAGCTGATGATTATTCTGAAAATATTTTAAATATGAAAGGAATATATAAATCATAA
- a CDS encoding alanine racemase, giving the protein MNTSFYVSLDKDALYHNIEYLREYKQKELLPVIKANAYGHNSLLIAKALYDFNLKTWAVARFSEATSITEYMINNFSISDFKILVFESLDDDYSFLEKYPQICPTINSIKDLKNALANNIPIDRLSLKIDFGFGRNGIKEEEVDELKNLIKFNSLRFLSIFSHLFSASYTDGLEVIRKFTEVVNKLGKDNFEMIHLQNAAGIYNYDVEVVTHIRTGMLTYGLQEAGFYDLDLKPVFTGLIGYVDSVRYVNELDYVAYEDLSSISPKTKKIAKIKIGYGDGFLKANNKTTCLIKKKEYVISQVTMDNTFIEVDDRVNIGDKVHLYHRPNEMKMRTGLSMLEFLIAISPLRVKRIFKGEES; this is encoded by the coding sequence ATGAATACTTCTTTTTATGTTTCACTAGATAAAGATGCTTTATATCACAATATTGAATATTTAAGAGAATACAAACAAAAGGAATTATTACCAGTTATAAAAGCTAATGCTTATGGTCATAATTCTCTTTTGATTGCAAAAGCACTATATGATTTCAATTTGAAAACTTGGGCAGTGGCAAGATTTTCTGAAGCTACATCTATTACAGAATATATGATAAATAATTTTTCTATAAGTGATTTTAAAATTTTAGTTTTTGAATCATTAGATGATGATTATTCTTTTCTTGAAAAATATCCTCAAATTTGTCCTACTATTAATAGTATTAAAGATTTAAAAAATGCTTTGGCTAATAATATTCCAATAGATAGATTATCTTTAAAAATTGACTTTGGTTTTGGTAGAAATGGTATAAAAGAAGAAGAAGTTGACGAATTAAAAAATCTTATTAAATTCAATAGTCTAAGGTTCCTAAGTATTTTTTCACATCTATTTTCTGCCTCATACACTGATGGTTTAGAAGTCATCAGAAAATTTACAGAAGTTGTTAATAAATTAGGTAAAGATAATTTTGAAATGATACATCTTCAAAATGCAGCAGGAATTTATAACTATGATGTTGAAGTTGTAACTCATATTAGGACAGGAATGTTGACTTATGGTCTACAAGAAGCAGGTTTTTATGATTTAGATTTAAAACCTGTTTTTACAGGACTTATTGGTTATGTAGATTCTGTTCGATATGTTAATGAGTTAGATTATGTTGCCTATGAAGATTTATCTTCTATAAGTCCTAAAACTAAAAAAATTGCCAAAATAAAAATTGGCTATGGTGATGGTTTTTTAAAAGCTAACAATAAAACTACATGCCTTATAAAAAAGAAAGAATATGTTATTTCACAAGTTACTATGGATAACACTTTTATTGAAGTTGATGACAGAGTCAATATAGGAGATAAAGTACATTTGTATCATAGACCTAATGAAATGAAAATGAGAACAGGATTAAGTATGCTTGAATTTTTAATAGCTATATCACCACTTAGAGTAAAAAGAATTTTTAAAGGAGAAGAAAGCTAA
- the fabG gene encoding 3-oxoacyl-[acyl-carrier-protein] reductase — protein MDRLEGKVAVVTGSARGIGRAIVEKLAVHGAKMVISCDMGETSYKQKNVVHKILNVTDREAIKTFVDEVEKEYGKIDILVNNAGITKDGLLMRMTEDQWDTVINVNLKGVFNMTQAVSRSMLKARKGSIITLSSVVGLHGNAGQTNYAATKGGVIAMSKCWAKEFGGRNVRANCVAPGFVETPMTDVLPEETVKGMLAATPLGRLGQVDDIANAVLFLASDESSFITGEVISVSGGLML, from the coding sequence ATGGATAGACTAGAAGGGAAGGTTGCAGTTGTCACTGGAAGTGCAAGAGGAATAGGAAGAGCCATTGTAGAAAAACTTGCAGTACATGGTGCAAAAATGGTTATTTCTTGTGATATGGGTGAAACATCTTACAAACAAAAAAATGTAGTTCATAAAATTTTAAATGTTACTGATAGAGAAGCCATAAAAACTTTTGTAGATGAAGTTGAAAAAGAATATGGAAAGATAGATATTCTTGTGAATAATGCTGGAATTACAAAAGATGGATTATTGATGAGAATGACAGAAGATCAATGGGATACAGTTATAAATGTAAACTTAAAAGGTGTTTTTAATATGACACAAGCTGTATCAAGATCAATGTTAAAGGCTAGAAAAGGCTCTATTATCACTTTATCATCTGTTGTTGGATTACATGGAAATGCTGGACAAACAAACTATGCTGCAACTAAGGGTGGAGTAATAGCAATGTCAAAATGTTGGGCAAAAGAATTTGGTGGAAGAAATGTAAGAGCTAATTGTGTTGCTCCTGGTTTTGTTGAAACACCTATGACAGATGTATTACCTGAAGAAACAGTAAAAGGAATGTTAGCTGCGACTCCTCTTGGAAGACTTGGACAAGTTGACGATATTGCTAATGCTGTTTTATTCTTAGCAAGTGATGAATCTTCATTTATAACTGGTGAAGTAATATCTGTATCTGGTGGTTTAATGCTTTAA
- a CDS encoding alpha/beta fold hydrolase, whose translation MKKFFKILFFIILLTILILWLVKIFLLTHKYQLKYYNEDKIEKDIVITFNGIYGTEKQLRFIDEKLAEDGYSVVNIQYPTVDDKIAKMTDKYIVPIIDEQVKKLNKINLERKVKNLPELKIHFVVHSMGSCLIRYYLKEHKLDNLGKVVLISPPSHGSQLADNPIADLLWYFIGPAVADMKTDKDSFVNQLGNPTYPCYVLIGDKSNNFLYSMLIKGEDDGMVPLATAKLDGSPLKTIKNTTHTSILEKQETVDEILKFLK comes from the coding sequence ATGAAGAAATTTTTTAAAATTTTATTTTTTATTATACTATTGACTATTTTGATATTATGGTTAGTGAAAATTTTTCTGTTGACTCATAAATATCAATTGAAATATTATAATGAAGATAAAATAGAAAAAGATATAGTTATAACTTTTAATGGTATCTATGGAACAGAAAAACAGTTAAGATTTATAGATGAAAAATTAGCTGAAGATGGTTATTCTGTTGTTAATATACAATATCCAACAGTTGATGACAAAATTGCAAAAATGACTGATAAATATATAGTTCCAATTATTGATGAGCAAGTAAAAAAGCTAAATAAAATTAATTTAGAAAGAAAAGTTAAAAATCTACCTGAATTAAAGATACATTTTGTTGTTCATTCTATGGGCTCTTGTTTGATTAGGTACTATTTAAAGGAACATAAATTAGATAATTTAGGAAAGGTTGTTTTAATCTCTCCACCATCACATGGAAGTCAGTTAGCTGATAATCCTATTGCAGATTTACTGTGGTATTTTATAGGACCCGCTGTTGCGGATATGAAAACAGATAAAGATAGTTTTGTTAATCAATTGGGAAATCCAACTTATCCTTGTTATGTTTTAATAGGAGATAAGTCTAATAATTTTCTATATTCTATGCTTATAAAAGGTGAAGATGATGGAATGGTACCATTGGCTACTGCTAAGCTGGATGGCTCCCCTTTAAAAACAATAAAAAATACTACACATACAAGTATTTTAGAAAAACAAGAAACAGTAGACGAGATTTTAAAATTTTTAAAATAA
- a CDS encoding DUF368 domain-containing protein: MILLFLKSIIIGVANIIPGVSGGTLAVMLNVYDPITEKIGNFFLVDRKTKISYFFYLLVVLIGAGTGIFLFANIIKYSITNYPKITVTVFTLLILPSIPYIVKGLDYKKKKNILAFCYGAIIMIIFILLGLKYGDKTAGAVTIQLVEGVCFTKVYLIKLFFCGVVAAGAMIIPGISGSLLLIMLGEYYNVVYLISSLTLSLKEKSFTIFVPLIILALGICVGLVAFSKGINYLLKNYREFTLFFIEGIITFSIIQMWLSI; the protein is encoded by the coding sequence ATGATATTACTTTTTTTAAAATCAATAATTATTGGTGTAGCTAATATAATTCCTGGTGTTTCTGGTGGAACATTAGCAGTTATGCTAAATGTATATGATCCTATTACAGAAAAAATAGGAAATTTCTTTTTGGTTGATAGAAAAACTAAGATTTCTTATTTTTTCTATTTACTTGTAGTTTTAATTGGAGCAGGAACGGGAATTTTTCTTTTTGCCAATATTATAAAATATTCTATAACTAATTATCCTAAAATCACAGTAACAGTATTCACTTTACTTATATTACCATCTATTCCCTATATAGTAAAAGGATTAGATTATAAAAAGAAAAAAAATATATTGGCTTTCTGTTATGGGGCTATAATTATGATAATTTTTATACTTTTAGGATTAAAGTATGGGGATAAAACAGCAGGAGCAGTTACTATACAATTAGTTGAAGGGGTATGTTTTACAAAAGTATATTTAATAAAATTATTCTTTTGTGGAGTTGTGGCAGCAGGAGCAATGATTATACCAGGTATTTCAGGTTCATTATTACTTATAATGTTAGGGGAATACTATAATGTAGTATATTTAATTTCTTCTTTAACTTTATCTTTAAAGGAAAAATCTTTTACAATTTTTGTACCTTTAATTATTTTAGCACTAGGTATCTGTGTAGGTTTAGTCGCTTTCTCAAAAGGAATAAATTATTTATTAAAAAATTATAGAGAATTTACTCTATTCTTTATAGAAGGAATTATAACTTTTTCCATAATTCAAATGTGGTTAAGTATTTAA
- a CDS encoding type B 50S ribosomal protein L31, whose product MKKGIHPEFDLVVFEDMAGNQFLTRSTKLPKETTTFEGKEYPVIKVAVSSKSHPFYTGEQRFVDTAGRVDKFNKKFNLGKK is encoded by the coding sequence ATGAAAAAAGGAATACATCCTGAATTTGATCTTGTTGTTTTTGAAGATATGGCAGGTAACCAATTTTTAACTAGATCTACAAAACTACCAAAAGAAACAACAACTTTTGAAGGAAAAGAATATCCAGTAATAAAAGTAGCTGTTAGCTCAAAATCACACCCATTCTATACTGGAGAACAAAGATTTGTTGATACAGCTGGAAGAGTTGACAAATTTAATAAGAAATTCAACTTGGGTAAAAAATAA
- the upp gene encoding uracil phosphoribosyltransferase, whose product MSVIEINHPLIEHKMTILRSVDTDTKLFRENLNEIAKLMTYEATKHLKLEATEVTTPLMKTQAYVLQDKVALVPILRAGLGMVDGILDLIPTAKVGHIGVYRNEETLEPVYYYCKLPTDIASRRVILVDPMLATGGSAVYAIDYLKSQGVTDITFMCLVAAPDGIAKLLNKHPDVPIYTAKIDQGLNENGYIYPGLGDCGDRIFGTK is encoded by the coding sequence ATGTCAGTAATTGAAATTAATCACCCACTTATTGAGCATAAGATGACTATTCTTAGAAGTGTGGACACAGATACTAAATTATTTAGAGAAAATCTAAATGAGATAGCGAAACTTATGACTTATGAGGCAACAAAACATTTAAAATTAGAAGCAACAGAGGTTACAACACCATTGATGAAAACTCAAGCCTATGTATTACAGGATAAAGTAGCATTGGTTCCCATACTTAGAGCTGGGCTTGGAATGGTTGATGGAATACTTGATTTGATTCCTACTGCAAAAGTTGGACATATAGGAGTTTATAGAAATGAAGAAACTCTTGAGCCTGTTTACTACTATTGTAAACTACCTACTGATATAGCTTCAAGAAGGGTTATTCTAGTTGATCCTATGCTAGCAACAGGTGGTTCAGCAGTTTATGCCATTGATTATTTAAAATCACAAGGTGTAACTGATATAACATTTATGTGTTTGGTTGCAGCACCAGATGGTATAGCTAAACTTTTAAATAAACATCCTGATGTACCTATTTACACAGCTAAAATAGATCAAGGTCTAAATGAAAATGGATATATCTACCCAGGACTTGGAGATTGTGGAGATAGAATATTTGGAACAAAATAA